Part of the Quercus robur chromosome 5, dhQueRobu3.1, whole genome shotgun sequence genome, CCGATctgtgatgatgatgcctttaaggcattttggagaacttttctagatgagGCATTCATTCAGAATGCTAAGTCATCTTGACAGATTTTGCAGACACCGACCTTCCCTCTATCATAcacagtaggggatgggagtcactgtgtgacgccccggtcacctgtcctctcatgcttatccaggagttctactccaacatgcacgggattgatcggtctgtacctcttttcttcactcgcgttcGAGATATGtgcattcctatcacaccgcagttagttgcggatgtgcttcgggTTCCTAtgatagagtttcctgactatcttggttgtgagcgtctgaggatTGTGTCCAGAgatgagctcatgtctgctTTCTGTGAGCGCCCTGACTATCTTGGGGTGAGCGTCTTTTTACACCATGttgaccttttgctaaaggtcctagattcatgaacatggtgatgacttttgttttgcatcccttctctcactataactccatcacagagcctcgtgctcagtttttgttgtctctttttgagcatcttaccatagacttcccttctcatttcattctgtctattatagatgttcatctagatttgatgacctgtgataagctcatctttccttccgctatcacgaggattctacgtcatttttcttttccttttccctcaTCCGACCATTTTaccgtcatgtgtgccatagattacgctactGTTAAACGTAATGAGGCCCAGCTTCGGTCGCGGCAGTCGGATTCAGCAGCTCCTTCCTCTTGTTCCGCTCCATCTTGTTCCGCTCCATCCACATTGGCTCCTCCTTCCTCTTCGAGCAATGTGTCTCTACGAGATATCATGGCGCAGCtacagcgcatggatgctcgccttgatacactctctacaaagttgtatcaggtgaataTTAGTGTCGGTCGTATTGCAGGACGACAGTCGTCTATGGGTGgctttgctcctgaggctactccttTACCACCTTCTCCTGTGGCTTCTACTTctaaggatgatgatgatggtgatgacgatgatgcttcagatgatgatgatggagatgctagctctgccgatgagatgtctacttgacactcttaccctttgtcattcatgaAAAAatgggggagtagttttggtatgagagtagtctatcttagagggagagttagtataggatcattttgttagggggagtgttgatacatgtgttgatacattttttagggatgtagtgagaatagtatgtatcttttcttttctttctttttaaatacattactcttgtacatgaggtcttgtgaccatttattgacatacattgtacttatctctttctttatattgatgtatgtttttttttcacctaccccttcatgtgttgtttcttttctctctttatacacatgtttcttatacttgtatgcaatctattatttctgtttcacacaaagatgcgttgatgagttttgtttaaaatgtttcagaaatataggttgtcaaagtctacttgccataaactctcttcttacaaaacttttcaagagtttgttttaggatagattttattgtattcaacaagtgaatatgagttgagtgatttatgacttctttcatatgttcatttgtttgttgtggttttgtcacagattgccaaagggggagattgttaggacatatgtgtttcacttgttaagaacatatgtcatgattttatgtaattggcttgtcctttgacaaaacgcactttaattgtattttggtagatttaggatgttttaaatacttcaagaaaccttatttcaagatcaagtattgaagctttcaagtctgttcaagaaaacaagttcagagtgcaaaatcattaaagctcgacggCTGGTCAACAGCTACATCTATCGagtttaaggaagctgttcttcatttggtgtgctcgacacctgctcgacagctgctatctgtcgagatttaaaattttcagaatttcaatatgattttcttgggatccgcaaatatgtctttgggccttcttttctcctaaacctagacatataaaaggatcagttttagggctgtcaaagtgttcacaagttgcacaagctttgagcaaaccctgttcaagcaaattgagaccggagacgaagtttttgccctagttcatctctttctcttgaagaagttgttgtgtatatgcaccgtaggattttgtgaccaagcatcttcttgatcttcatcgtgtagataaactgaaaaactttgcaaccaacaaccttcttagttggtgattaaagtcgcgtactgagatccgcgcaattggttagtcacgtattgggagtcCTACATccgaaaggggaactgtcactacagaacaagtccaattgggtattggggtaagggttcaattgtaggttggtaaggcACTTGGATTCCTTtgcttgtaaccgcttgttgtgataatagtggagtttcgggagtggtgacctaaaaatcacccgaTAGGGTTTTTGCCGTCAGGTTTTctctattcgtaaacaaatcacagtgtcttttatttttcgttgcgtatttagtttattggtgatttatttgtgctaccatgcgtttgcatgataaattgattaattgataatttggttaattaattaattaatttctatcacaaaggggtcattcagtttgtggcctatcaaatatgataaaagaattgtcacatgtaatgttggaaccgcacaatgtgaagatggaaccatcaaatatgaggaaaaaaagtaagagaaccaccaaatgtgagaaaagaactgttacatgtgatgttggaatagcataatgtgaggatagaaccgtcaaatgtgagaaaaaagaaagggaaccaccaaatgtgagaaaagaactgttacatgtgatattggaaatgcataatgtgagaatgaaactgttaaatgtaagaaaaaagtaACCTGGTATAGCAGGTTACTTATTAGTGGGCACCGTACCCCTTTTTTTGGGTATCGTAGAATTACTCtctttttaaatatgtaataaaataatgtggCATGTTGAGATTGGAAGGGTAAAGCATGTGTTTTGTACCACGTCCTTAAAGGATTTAATCTCATATTTAATTGCTATATTGCTTTTgtgccaaaaggggagatttgGCTATGGTGAGGTGCTCCTTATTAGATTAGTATGTTTGGCAAGTTATTGAAAATGAAAGGTACACAATAAATTaggaaagagaaaacaaattctAGTATTAATTAGATAATAAGGTGGAAAGTATTAACAttaaatgatgttttttcaaCCGTTAGATTTCTTAGAAATCTATAGCTTAAAAAAGGTGTAACACTAACGGAGTTGCAtcatgtgtaacttgaactcatctcatatatatatatatatatatatataaatagggCTAAAGCTAATTTAGCAAATTATATACCAAAAACGAACTCACTTGTTTTAGTAGATTCCAGCAGAGGTGGCGTTTTATGTCGTTCCTTAAAAGTTGAGGAAGATGTGATAACAGGTTCTCCACACAaacatcttctttttcttccaatTTGCGCTCTACCTCCTGCATAATCTTCCCCTTCATTTCACCAGGGATCTTGTATTTGAACatccatatttttatttttcttatttgctGCTtcctcttatatttttcttcctttgccttttttcttttcttctcccaACTTGCAGTATCCAACTGCATGTATAACTGTGGCCACTTCTACCGGGTAAGTTCAATTTGGGAAATCTTATAATAGATAGACAGAAAACAAGTGTATATCTTTTTACGTGTGTGTATTCATTGcgacaacctttttttttttttttttttgagaagacaaTGTGACAACTTCGATAATATTATTGCCAAAAGTTTGAGAGTCCAATGTTAATCCTATAGTTTAGATAATTTTTCATATCTTAAATAATCAATGTTCTTGATCGGTTCATAATTATAGAATTAGGAGCCCTAACCCATTGTAAAACGAAAACATGCAGAAGAAAAGAATACGTACTAACCTGCAAATTTCCaatgaaatatgaaaataatagcAAGCCAACGAGAGAAATAAGAGCTGCAAAGAAGTTTTCCCAAACATAGTTACTTGTTTGGAGGTTTTGACCAAGAGAACTGCAAAAAAGGTGCGACCATAATGCGTTAGATATGCTAATCTAAGAAATCATACCTGCAATCATTATAGTAGGAATCTACAAACTTTTTGTGGAAAATAAGTTAATACAAGATATGAAGATTTATACTTGGGCTCTAAGAAAGGAAACCGAAAAGGAGATAACAAGAGAATGATCATTGGGTAGAAAGCATCTCCAATCCCATAAGTATGAGATATTGGCTGAGATAGTTGGTGTGAGGACTATTAGGTGCATGCAAGGGTGGAACCAAGAATTCATGTTTAAGGGCCCAGGCTAACTATTATTGATTtgcatttaatatatatatatatatatatatataattgattataCAAAAGTTACACGGTTTACAAAATCGTCTTGTACGCAAAAGTTTCTAGTTTGCTACAAACATATATAACAAATATTCCAAAAATAGGACTTAGAATCTTCTATTTAAAGTTAGCACAAAATACTAACAAAGTTGAACAATCAATTTCATCCATCAAGTTCATAAGATTTTCTAATTCTCAATATAACAATTCTTTTTAGCACTCAAAgtacattaatttataaatttgctTCTccaaatgtcaaaaaaaaaaaaaaaaaagtagaagttAGTATGGAATTCTAGATAAAATAGTAAATAGAACCTATCAATTAATTaagtaaattaaattaaaggggaaaaaacaaaaagtataatttttttttttgataaattagatAATTACAATGAGAGAGGagtgatttaaaatttaaacatcttCATTGGAAATATTATAAAAGTGAAAGTGTAaaaagttttgtgaaaatgtaaTTGAAGCTTTTAAAGGAAGTTAAGctaaaattaaagccaacaaatcttttgttttgttttgttttttttttttttttttttaataaacaagaATATTATACATAAAACGAAGAAAGAGTTCACAGTAGACTAAGTACACAAATAAACCAATATGATATGACTAAGAATTGAACTGACACAGAACCAATTAAAAAACCAAGCTACCACCTAGTAATACTATAGAAACTACACAGTACAAGGACTACAAGTGGACATAGCCAACAAATATTTTTGGCTAGTGTGTTGCACTTGCTGGAAGGGGGgcaaattataaacaaaataggGATTTAATTGGGAGAGGAGGGGCATAGACAcgttgtgggggggggggggggggggggtgcaaatatttttcttgtaggggtcaaattttggaaaaacatAACAAATAGGCCTAATTTTTACGTTTTACCTATAAAAAGCAATTTGGTTCCTGAAAAATTAGGGCCATGCCTCCCCTACCCCTACCATATACATAGTTCTGCTCCTGAATGAATGAGTGaaatttccaagaaaaaaagaagtaaaaacaagattttagttctaagtgtgcgtttggaataagtttatttatcttttttttgctaattgttttttttttattgaaagtatgttaaaatatatttgtacatTGAAaagtaagattttaaaaaattgtacgtaaaaactaaaagctaatCAAATAAACTAGACACGAATAAACACTAAAACAAGAAGATTAAATATTAAGATCATTATTGAGCTTAAGTTATACTATCAATTAAACCCCTTTTTTTGgctcaaaacaaaaatattgaatataagtatataactaCTAAAgtacaacaaaacccacctatATCATTAATCGATTAGTATCTTAGcctaataataaagagaaattatcATTAAAAACTACAAAAGTACTAATTAATGAAAGCTATtctaccaccgcacacccttgatgcgatggtcactctacaagagTCGAGATTCAAGTTTTCAGAAGGGaccttcacacacatatacacttagattaggttagagtagaatttctatcttgtataaaaggataaaataaaatgaaaactattcaaaaattgaaatatggaatagataagttcttttttttctttgaaaaacaaacacactAGGAAATAGGTAATAGCGGAGTTTAATATGTACAAACCTTAGATTTCGCAAGCCCCACCAGAAACATTGAAAGAATTTTTCTGAGAAATTTTTGGACTGCACAACACCAGAATTAAGGGCTCCATAAAATATTCCAAAATCAAAGAAGGTTGTATCTGGTGTTGTTGTATTTGGTGGACTTATAATGCAAAAATCATTTAGAAATGCGTAATTTCCTAAACTGTGATCACAATTGAAAGACCTTTTGCTACATTCCTTTTTTACACAGAACCTGTGCCAGCAAGCCGTCTCTCGTTCAATTGAAAGAAAATACCAAAAGGCTCCCAATACCTAGAAGACCAGTGAGCCATTGAACATCAATTAATTCCTCATCTATCCAAACCAGATGATAAAAATTGTAATGCAAAAACATTAATAATAACGATAATAATTCATACAATTGTACAAGATATATAATCCAAGCAATTGCacaaatgaataaaatgaattatttcacaatttataatctttatatctaaatatttttctttttgtgtttccGAAATTAATGTTATTGATTCACTAAGATTGTTGTTTTTAAAATCTATACTTTTTTCATGAAAGCCAACaaaacttttgaatttttttttttaaaatgatactTGTCTAGGTAAAATTTCATGAGTATCAAatctgatagtttttagaccccttgaaaacaattgatttaacctagttaattagacaagttgttacttagtccaatttaacaagtctaggttatcacaataacaaagatcataaCATGCGTAGCAGCGAAAAAtgaataacacaagatatgatcacccaggaaaccaaaccggtaaaaacctggggagaatttGACTTAGCTATCTTCAagataaacttgaatccactatcttgaaagaatcgaagttcatacaataagacttacaagcccccacgcttgacttcttattgctaccaaccagtagaacttattgacacgaccacgtgcaagctcagAATCCACGGACTcattctttcttggattcaccaccaaatacaagcacacccgcttgtgttttttttaagcttcaatggcagcaactgagttgattatcaaggtgtagataaatcttctccttgaaaaccctaagtttgtgtaaaggaaaactcctctagatctcacaagagatttacataaacagcaatatgagcaacactaaaacgtggctaaggtttgccttttatacttaggacaaataagaaaccctaaaaacgttttaaaacacctaGGGCTAAGTTGAAaaattctgcccgagcttcgatcgatcgagccaggccgaaaggcataATGCTTTCCTGCATTAGCTCGAtttcaactttacataaatgcacaactttgagcaagaataaaacacttctaaacacattgttttgatcatggtttgccaacaatacaaattagagttctaaatacataaattccTAAGactttaaaacctaacaaaatcAGTTTGAAGTCAAACTTACATGGCTGGCAACTATGTACAAGAAGAAATTGAATGCAGCTTTAACCCATATGGGGGTTTTATTAAAAACTGTGTTGgcttttctcttatttttccaGGATCGGTAGATTTGAACAACTCTTGGCACATATtggaagagaacaaaaaaagtcAACAACTTTCTCGTGTTCAAAAATGTTGAGCCTTTCAGTTCtcgaaaataaaataaaattatcaccTGAACAGATATTACAACAGAGTTAACAGATGaaaaagataaatatatatgtggCACAAATAATAAAAGTCATCATTGGTATGAGATACCATTTCACCATAAACATATTAGCTGAAGAAATCTCTCCTTACCTGTGGGAAGGGAAGAATAACCAGAATGTCAATCAGGAAGTATAGCCACCACCTTGGTATTTTCTTAGGATCAATGTCTTCTCCCGAGTTTTTGTCTGTGCAACCATTAAGAACttgcaaaataatatttataatgcCAATGATATCAGTAACAGATCGCAAAACAAGAGATAtggttttcaactttttgtccAACTCAATGCACTTGTTCCCTTCGTTGATCACAGGAACGTAAAAGAACAAAGGATCCATTGCTACTGCAAGCACACACGACACTCCAAATATTATCCTCCATGGTTGAAAGAACCAGGGAGGTAGTTCACGAATTTTCATTGAGTTCCTTGGTCTTGGCAATAAATCACCTGATTCACCTCCATTCCTCACGTATTGCCCCACCTCAATTTCATGAATcctgaaagaaaaagaaaaaacaaaaaaaaaaaatagagaatatagAATTACTCCATGACACTAGTATTGTTAACTTGTTATTGGGACTTAGGCTCACCTTATTTATCTTTTATAGCATAAATACCTGTACTGCACACTTTATCTCATATATAAAagc contains:
- the LOC126725045 gene encoding cyclic nucleotide-gated ion channel 1-like isoform X2; the protein is MSFCGNRREKGDSFRIHEIEVGQYVRNGGESGDLLPRPRNSMKIRELPPWFFQPWRIIFGVSCVLAVAMDPLFFYVPVINEGNKCIELDKKLKTISLVLRSVTDIIGIINIILQVLNGCTDKNSGEDIDPKKIPRWWLYFLIDILVILPFPQVIILFYFRELKGSTFLNTRKLLTFFVLFQYVPRVVQIYRSWKNKRKANTVFNKTPIWVKAAFNFFLYIVASHVLGAFWYFLSIERETACWHRFCVKKECSKRSFNCDHSLGNYAFLNDFCIISPPNTTTPDTTFFDFGIFYGALNSGVVQSKNFSEKFFQCFWWGLRNLSSLGQNLQTSNYVWENFFAALISLVGLLLFSYFIGNLQLYMQLDTASWEKKRKKAKEEKYKRKQQIRKIKIWMFKYKIPGEMKGKIMQEVERKLEEKEDVCVENLLSHLPQLLRNDIKRHLCWNLLKQICDSLNPRYYSAHSYIVREGDPIDATFFIKDGIAWTYTTNKGEASGSSQAESLERDQFFGEELIELVLKTPSLSRLSKLPLSTMTVKTHGKVEAFALMARDLNNILLKNWLDKDKEESKPFAANVIKTAWLRHHEKSSHGGRYLMLSSGTQGN
- the LOC126725045 gene encoding cyclic nucleotide-gated ion channel 1-like isoform X1 — its product is MSFCGNRREKGDSFRIHEIEVGQYVRNGGESGDLLPRPRNSMKIRELPPWFFQPWRIIFGVSCVLAVAMDPLFFYVPVINEGNKCIELDKKLKTISLVLRSVTDIIGIINIILQVLNGCTDKNSGEDIDPKKIPRWWLYFLIDILVILPFPQVIILFYFRELKGSTFLNTRKLLTFFVLFQYVPRVVQIYRSWKNKRKANTVFNKTPIWVKAAFNFFLYIVASHVLGAFWYFLSIERETACWHRFCVKKECSKRSFNCDHSLGNYAFLNDFCIISPPNTTTPDTTFFDFGIFYGALNSGVVQSKNFSEKFFQCFWWGLRNLSSLGQNLQTSNYVWENFFAALISLVGLLLFSYFIGNLQLYMQLDTASWEKKRKKAKEEKYKRKQQIRKIKIWMFKYKIPGEMKGKIMQEVERKLEEKEDVCVENLLSHLPQLLRNDIKRHLCWNLLKQVPKLQNMNENLLQQICDSLNPRYYSAHSYIVREGDPIDATFFIKDGIAWTYTTNKGEASGSSQAESLERDQFFGEELIELVLKTPSLSRLSKLPLSTMTVKTHGKVEAFALMARDLNNILLKNWLDKDKEESKPFAANVIKTAWLRHHEKSSHGGRYLMLSSGTQGN
- the LOC126725045 gene encoding cyclic nucleotide-gated ion channel 1-like isoform X3, whose amino-acid sequence is MSFCGNRREKGDSFRIHEIEVGQYVRNGGESGDLLPRPRNSMKIRELPPWFFQPWRIIFGVSCVLAVAMDPLFFYVPVINEGNKCIELDKKLKTISLVLRSVTDIIGIINIILQVLNGCTDKNSGEDIDPKKIPRWWLYFLIDILVILPFPQVIILFYFRELKGSTFLNTRKLLTFFVLFQYVPRVVQIYRSWKNKRKANTVFNKTPIWVKAAFNFFLYIVASHVLGAFWYFLSIERETACWHRFCVKKECSKRSFNCDHSLGNYAFLNDFCIISPPNTTTPDTTFFDFGIFYGALNSGVVQSKNFSEKFFQCFWWGLRNLSSLGQNLQTSNYVWENFFAALISLVGLLLFSYFIGNLQVPKLQNMNENLLQQICDSLNPRYYSAHSYIVREGDPIDATFFIKDGIAWTYTTNKGEASGSSQAESLERDQFFGEELIELVLKTPSLSRLSKLPLSTMTVKTHGKVEAFALMARDLNNILLKNWLDKDKEESKPFAANVIKTAWLRHHEKSSHGGRYLMLSSGTQGN